One genomic region from Leishmania mexicana MHOM/GT/2001/U1103 complete genome, chromosome 15 encodes:
- a CDS encoding histone H4: MAKGKRSADAKGSQKRQKKVLRDNIRGITCGCVRRMARRGGVKRISAEIYEEVRSVLKAYVEDIVRCSTAYTEYARKKTVTASDVVNALRKKGHIMYGYA, encoded by the coding sequence ATGGCCAAGGGCAAGCGCTCCGCTGATGCCAAGGGCAGCCAGAAGCGCCAGaagaaggtgctgcgcgacaaCATCCGCGGCATCACATGCGGCTGCGTCCGCCGCAtggcgcgccgcggtggcgtgaAGCGCATCTCTGCCGAGATCTACGAAGAGGTGCGCTCCGTGCTGAAGGCCTACGTGGAGGACAttgtgcgctgcagcacagcctACACCGAGTACGCCCGCAAGAAGACCGTGACGGCGTCCGATGTTGTGAACGCGCTGCGCAAGAAGGGCCACATCATGTACGGCTATGCGTAA